Part of the Bacteroidales bacterium genome, ATCAGAAAATTCTGTTAAATCAACATCTTCTAAGTCAATATCGGTATCACGATAAACATCTATTTCATAACCGGTAAGTTTTCCGGCTAATTTGATATTAAATCCACCTTTTCCGATAGCTAATGAAACTTGGTCAGGTTTCATATATACATCGGCTCTTTTGTGTTCTTCGTCAATTTCAATTGAGCTTAATTTAGCAGGGCTCAAAGCACGTTGAATATAAAGCGATGTATTAGTAGTATAATTGATAACATCAATATTTTCATTTTTTAATTCGCGAACGATACCGTGAATACGAGAACCTTTCATACCAACACAAGCTCCAACGGGATCAATACGATCATCGTAAGATTCAACAGCAATTTTAGCTCTTTCTCCGGGAACACGTTTAATGTTTTTTATAGTAATCAGTCCGTCATAAACCTCAGGAACTTCTTGTTCGAATAAACGCTCAAGGAATACTTCTGTTGTGCGTGAAAGAATAATAACAGGGCTGTTATTGCGAACATCTACTTTAGAAACAACCGCACGGATAATGTCTCCTTTGCGATAATAATCGTTTGGTATTTGTTCTGATTTAGGAAGAATTAATTCATAGTATTCATCGTCTAAAACTAAGACTTCTTTTTTCCAAACCTGATATACTTCACCGGTAACTATTTCACCAATTTTTTCGCTATACTTTTTATAGATATTATCTTTTTCTAATTCTAAAATTTTAGCAGCTAAATTTTGACGGATAGAAAGTATTTCTCTTCTACCGAAATCTGACATTTTTAAAGCTTCTGAAACTTCTTCTCCAATTTCAAAATCGGGTTCAATTTTAACAGCCTCGGAGAGAGGTATTTGTAGGTTTTCATCTTCTACTTTACCATCTTCTACTATTTCTCTGTTACGCCAAATCTCAAGATCTCCCTTGTCAATATTTACAATGATATCGAAATTCTCGTCGTCACCATAAAGCTTTATCAGCATATGACGAAAAACATCTTCGAGTATACGCATCATTGTTTCCCTATCAATATTTTTGAATTCTTTAAACTCCTGAAAGGTGGATATCAAACTGATTTTTTCTTCCTTCTTTGCCATTTTTGCTTCTTATTAAAAGATAATTTCTATTTTGCTTTGTTTTATTTTATCTAATGTCAATGTTAAAGGTTCTCCTTCTTTATATTTCTTAGGTGTTCCTTTTTTGGCATTTGGATTTTTTTTCAAAGGAATAACTTCAATACTATCACCATTAACATCTTTAAGACGAGCTAAGATTTTTTCTCCTGTTAATAATGTAATGTCAAAGTTTTTCCCAATGTATTTTTTATATTGTCTGATAAATTTTAAAGGCATATCTACTCCGGCACTCGAAACATTTAGAGCGAAATCTTCTTCTTCACGATCGAGACTAAACTCAATATGACGACTTAAATCGACACATTCTGAAATAGAAACGCTCTCGTCACCATCAATATAAAGCATTATTTGATTGTCAGAACTAACGGTTAAATCAACCAAAAACCGTGGCGAATCAAGCAAATGCTCTTGTGCTAATTTTAGAATTTGTTCCTTTGTTATCATTTATATTGTTTTCTACAAAAAAAAGGGGACATTAGCCCCCTCTCCTTAATCTATTTTCTTATATCCATCGACATAAAAAACTCCTTGTAAATTAAGGAGGGCCATCATTCTTCGAAACATTGAGTACCGAAAAACGCTGCAAAAGTACAGTTTTTTTTAACACATCTCATCCTTTTTTAATCTTTTTGCTGATTTTCAGTTGAATAAATAAAAAAACGCTCTTGTTTTTAATCATTTTGTAGTTTTGCTTTGCAAAACAAAAAAAACCAATAATGAAAAAAATAAAATGTTTACTGCTGCTTTCTTTAGCCTTTTTAATGCTTAATATTAATACTCAAGAAAAACTATTTAATTTTAAAGATGCTATTTATTTTAATTCCAAGATATTACCAAAACGAATAAAAAATTTACAGTGGCTTGAAAAAGGTGCTGAATACAGTTTTATTAAAGACAGTACTCTAATGTTAGCTTCGGCAGCAAACGAATCTCCTGCAAAAAAATTATTATCACTACAAAGTTTAAATGGGTTTTTAGCCGAAAATAATTTAACATTAGAACATTTTCCTAATATACATTGGGAATCTAATACAGAATTTACTTTTCAAAATAACAACCGGTTTTTCAATGTAAATATTAAAGATAAAAAATCTTCTTTACTCAACCTTTGGCCCGATTCGGCTCAGAATAGTGAGGTAGAACCGCTAACAAAACGCGTAGCTTATACCATAGAAAATAATCTGTATATTGCCGATAATCAGAAACAAATCCAGCTTACCGATGATCCTGAAAATGTAGTAAACGGACAAACGGTATCTCGCTCGGAATTTGGTATTACCGATGGTATTTTTTGGTCGCCCAAAGGCAATTATCTTGCTTATTACCACAAAGATGAGCGTATGGTGGGCGATTATCCCGTTGTTGATATTACAAGTCCTGAAGCTACCGTAAAAAACATAAAATACCCAATGGCAGGCTCAACAAATGAGTTAATAAAAGTGGCTGTTTACGATGTAAAAACAAAAAAGACTATCTATTTAAAAACCGGTGAAGATATAGATCAATATCTTACAAATATCACTTGGTCGCCCGACGAAAAACAGATTTATATCTCTGTATTAAATCGTGATCAGAATCATTTAAAACTAAATAAATATGATGCCGTAAGCGGCGAGTTTCTTTTTACTCTTTTTGAAGAAAAAGCCGATACTTGGGTAGAACCGGAACATCCGCTTACTTTTTTAAAAAACAGAAACGATCAGTTTATTTGGTTTAGCGAGCGCGACGGTTGGCAACATTTATTTGTATATAATACCGAAGGTCAATTTGTTAAGCAGCTCACCGAAGGTGAATGGACGGTTACTTCTCTCTTAGGTTTTGATAATAGCGGCAAAAATTTAATCATACAAGGCACTAAAGAAAGTCCGATAGAGAAACATATTTATAGAGTTAACTTAAAAAACGGAAAGCTAAAAAAATTGACAGATGAGCATGGTTCACATAATGGTATTCTTTCACCATCAGGAAATTATTTCTTTGATATTTATTCTAATACCGAAACAGCCAGAGTTTATAATGCAATAAGTACGGATGGAAAATCATCAAAAGAACTTCTTCGCGATAATGATCCGTTAAAAGATTATTTAGTAGGAAAAACTATTATGGGAACGCTTAAAAACGATGTAGATATTGATTTGTATTACCGTATGATTTTACCTCCTAATTTTGACAGCACTCAGAAATATCCTGTGTTTTACTATTTATATGGCGGTCCACATGCTCAATTAGTAACCGATTCATGGTTGGGTGGTGCTAATATCTTTATGAATTTAATGGCTCAAAAAGGATATATAGTTTTTACACTCGATAATCGTGGTACACCAAATCGTGGTTTTGCTTTTGAAAATGTTATTCATCGCAAATTGGGACGAAATGAAGTAGCTGATCAAATGATAGGTGTAGATTATTTGCAGAGTTTACCTTTTGTTGATTCAGAAAGAATGGGAATTCAAGGCTGGAGCTATGGTGGATTTATGACACTTACTATGTTAGCCGATAATCCGGGAGTTTTTAAAGCCGGTGTTGCCGGCGGTCCCGTAACCGACTGGAAATATTATGAAATAATGTATGGTGAGCGTTATATGGATACGCCTACACAAAACCCCGAAGGATATAAACAAAGCAGTTTGCTTGAAAAAGCAGGAAATATTTCTGATAGGGTTTTAGTTATTCATGGCGATATTGATCCGACGGTAGTTTGGCAAAACAGTTTAAGTTTTTTACAAGCAGCTATTGATGCAGGCGTTCAGCTAGATTATTTTGT contains:
- a CDS encoding S9 family peptidase, giving the protein MKKIKCLLLLSLAFLMLNINTQEKLFNFKDAIYFNSKILPKRIKNLQWLEKGAEYSFIKDSTLMLASAANESPAKKLLSLQSLNGFLAENNLTLEHFPNIHWESNTEFTFQNNNRFFNVNIKDKKSSLLNLWPDSAQNSEVEPLTKRVAYTIENNLYIADNQKQIQLTDDPENVVNGQTVSRSEFGITDGIFWSPKGNYLAYYHKDERMVGDYPVVDITSPEATVKNIKYPMAGSTNELIKVAVYDVKTKKTIYLKTGEDIDQYLTNITWSPDEKQIYISVLNRDQNHLKLNKYDAVSGEFLFTLFEEKADTWVEPEHPLTFLKNRNDQFIWFSERDGWQHLFVYNTEGQFVKQLTEGEWTVTSLLGFDNSGKNLIIQGTKESPIEKHIYRVNLKNGKLKKLTDEHGSHNGILSPSGNYFFDIYSNTETARVYNAISTDGKSSKELLRDNDPLKDYLVGKTIMGTLKNDVDIDLYYRMILPPNFDSTQKYPVFYYLYGGPHAQLVTDSWLGGANIFMNLMAQKGYIVFTLDNRGTPNRGFAFENVIHRKLGRNEVADQMIGVDYLQSLPFVDSERMGIQGWSYGGFMTLTMLADNPGVFKAGVAGGPVTDWKYYEIMYGERYMDTPTQNPEGYKQSSLLEKAGNISDRVLVIHGDIDPTVVWQNSLSFLQAAIDAGVQLDYFVYPQQEHNMRGLDRAHLLEKIYRYMEDFVK
- the rimP gene encoding ribosome assembly cofactor RimP, which translates into the protein MITKEQILKLAQEHLLDSPRFLVDLTVSSDNQIMLYIDGDESVSISECVDLSRHIEFSLDREEEDFALNVSSAGVDMPLKFIRQYKKYIGKNFDITLLTGEKILARLKDVNGDSIEVIPLKKNPNAKKGTPKKYKEGEPLTLTLDKIKQSKIEIIF
- the nusA gene encoding transcription termination/antitermination protein NusA, which translates into the protein MAKKEEKISLISTFQEFKEFKNIDRETMMRILEDVFRHMLIKLYGDDENFDIIVNIDKGDLEIWRNREIVEDGKVEDENLQIPLSEAVKIEPDFEIGEEVSEALKMSDFGRREILSIRQNLAAKILELEKDNIYKKYSEKIGEIVTGEVYQVWKKEVLVLDDEYYELILPKSEQIPNDYYRKGDIIRAVVSKVDVRNNSPVIILSRTTEVFLERLFEQEVPEVYDGLITIKNIKRVPGERAKIAVESYDDRIDPVGACVGMKGSRIHGIVRELKNENIDVINYTTNTSLYIQRALSPAKLSSIEIDEEHKRADVYMKPDQVSLAIGKGGFNIKLAGKLTGYEIDVYRDTDIDLEDVDLTEFSDEIDNWIIDELTQIGCDTAKSVLAVPVEELVKRTDLEEETINEVIRILKTEFE